From the Chryseobacterium sp. G0201 genome, the window TGCAAAAACTATGGAGATTCACCATACAAAACATCACCAAGCATATATCGACAATTTAAATAAAGCAATTGAAGGTACAGAATTAGCAGGAAAAACAATCGAAGAGATTTGCCAGACTGGAACTGACAAGCCTGCAGTAAGAAATAACGGTGGAGGTCACTTCAACCACTCTTTATTCTGGGAAGTTTTAACTCCAGGAGGAAGCAATGAGCCTGTAGGAAACGTAAAAGCTGCTATTGAAGCTTACGGTGGTCTTGAAAAATTCAAAACTGATTTTTCTGAAGCTGCTAAAACAAGATTCGGTTCTGGATGGGCTTGGTTAGTTAAAAATGCTGATGGTACTGTTTCTGTTTCTTCTACTCCAAACCAAGACAACCCATTAATGCCTGTTGCAGACGTTAAAGGAACTCCGGTTTTAGGATTAGACGTTTGGGAGCACGCTTATTATTTAAACTACCAAAACAGAAGACCTGATTATGTTTCAGCGTTTTTCTCTGTTGTAAACTGGGATAAAGTTGAGGAATTATTCAACAAATAATCTTCAGGCGATATAAAAATAAAAGGTTCAGAATTTTCTGAACCTTTTTTATTGTCTTGTAACTTTCCTGATCACTTTATGATAAACAACTAAAAGGAATCAGTAGGCTGAATACTATTAGAATTAAATTTTCATACTCATAAATTTAAATAAAAAAAGCACCCTGATCGAGTGCTTTATATTTTAAGGTTCTTTTTGAAGGATCACAAATGCCGGAAAGTGGTCACTGTAACCTCCTGTAAATTGATCGCCGTTCCAGGATCTGAAAGGATAGCCTTTATAATTTCCTTCTTTATTGACTAAATATGCCGGAGCATAAATTTCAGCTTTAAAAACAGAATATTCTTTAGTTACCTGATCAGAAATCAAATTCTTAGAAACAATAATCTGATCAAACAAGTTTGGCGCATCCTGATAAGCCAAAGAC encodes:
- a CDS encoding superoxide dismutase, yielding MSFELPKLGYAYDALEPTIDAKTMEIHHTKHHQAYIDNLNKAIEGTELAGKTIEEICQTGTDKPAVRNNGGGHFNHSLFWEVLTPGGSNEPVGNVKAAIEAYGGLEKFKTDFSEAAKTRFGSGWAWLVKNADGTVSVSSTPNQDNPLMPVADVKGTPVLGLDVWEHAYYLNYQNRRPDYVSAFFSVVNWDKVEELFNK